The Sediminispirochaeta smaragdinae DSM 11293 genome has a segment encoding these proteins:
- a CDS encoding HAD-IA family hydrolase, producing MQISYILFDLDDTLYPSSSGLALAFKENILSFVSDYLKLPVEEAEAVRKVKRKEYGTTLEWLQKEKGLENPDSYFEAIHPKDVGRYLKKDPVLVELIKRIPQRTSILTNSPMEHAVRVSEFLEIRHLMEHIFDLRSNSMLGKPDWGAYKRALDTIRCRPEEVLFVDDMPRYLYAFREMGGHVLLVDESGRHKGTDLDTVTSIHQIETVLR from the coding sequence ATGCAGATATCCTATATCCTTTTCGATCTCGACGATACCCTCTACCCGTCGTCAAGCGGCCTTGCCCTCGCCTTTAAAGAGAACATTCTCTCTTTTGTATCCGATTATCTCAAGCTTCCCGTTGAGGAGGCAGAGGCTGTCAGAAAAGTAAAACGCAAAGAATACGGGACCACCCTCGAATGGCTCCAGAAAGAGAAGGGACTTGAGAATCCCGACTCCTACTTCGAAGCAATCCACCCAAAGGACGTCGGACGCTATCTGAAAAAGGATCCCGTGCTGGTCGAGTTGATCAAACGAATTCCTCAGCGTACATCGATTCTCACCAACAGCCCAATGGAGCATGCCGTCAGGGTATCCGAATTTCTTGAGATTCGCCATCTTATGGAACATATCTTCGATCTCCGCTCCAACAGCATGCTTGGGAAACCCGATTGGGGAGCATACAAGAGGGCTCTTGATACGATAAGATGCCGGCCGGAAGAGGTTCTCTTTGTCGACGATATGCCGCGATACCTCTATGCGTTTCGGGAAATGGGCGGTCATGTGCTTCTGGTGGATGAAAGCGGCAGACATAAGGGGACAGACCTTGATACGGTCACGTCCATTCATCAAATCGAAACCGTTTTGCGATAA